From Paenibacillus graminis, a single genomic window includes:
- a CDS encoding M14 family metallopeptidase → MQQYIARRGDTVSRIAARHGLTPEHVIQGNPWAGRQPYLIPGQILFLPSAPRKRYAVQQGDDAWSIAALFGVDVNELEKLNPGVGSVYGCTPGKVLVIPPAAPHKVVHLRGEYGPAEVEADIIQLLDQYPFLQHESIGSSVLGKPLHLLRIGRGPHQLHVNAALHANEWLTSPCLMSFVEQYAAAYAQGKDWNGHNPMDWYSNWTVWAVPMANPDGVELVQEGGLPGHPYYDELMAWNGGRSSFRHWKANIRGVDLGDQFPAHWEEEQARRGVPGPGPRDYGGTAALSEPEAAALAQLAERVPGDAAVSLHSQGGEIYWNYRGYEPLESRALAAQLAAASGYRAVELTGSDAGYKDWFIQRFRKPGFTVELGVGKNPLPLADFEDMALETGLILASILSNFK, encoded by the coding sequence ATGCAGCAATATATTGCCCGCAGGGGAGATACGGTTAGCCGGATTGCCGCGAGGCATGGACTCACACCGGAGCATGTAATTCAGGGGAACCCATGGGCAGGCAGGCAGCCGTATTTAATTCCGGGGCAGATTCTGTTTCTGCCTTCCGCTCCGCGTAAACGGTATGCCGTACAGCAAGGTGACGATGCCTGGAGCATTGCTGCCTTGTTCGGAGTGGATGTGAATGAACTTGAAAAACTGAATCCGGGCGTTGGCTCAGTATATGGATGTACCCCCGGCAAGGTACTGGTCATTCCTCCGGCGGCACCGCACAAAGTGGTGCATTTGCGCGGAGAATATGGTCCTGCCGAGGTGGAAGCGGATATTATTCAGCTGCTGGACCAATATCCTTTCCTTCAGCATGAATCTATTGGTTCAAGCGTTCTGGGCAAGCCGCTGCATCTGCTGCGGATCGGCAGGGGGCCGCACCAGCTTCATGTCAATGCCGCACTGCATGCGAATGAATGGCTGACCTCGCCCTGCCTCATGTCTTTTGTGGAGCAGTATGCGGCAGCATATGCTCAAGGAAAGGACTGGAATGGCCACAACCCTATGGATTGGTACAGCAACTGGACGGTATGGGCTGTGCCCATGGCTAATCCCGATGGGGTGGAGCTGGTACAGGAAGGGGGACTTCCCGGTCACCCGTATTATGACGAGCTGATGGCATGGAACGGTGGACGGAGCAGCTTCCGGCACTGGAAGGCCAACATCCGCGGGGTGGATCTGGGCGACCAGTTCCCGGCCCATTGGGAAGAAGAGCAGGCCCGGCGGGGAGTGCCTGGACCCGGGCCGCGTGACTACGGCGGGACGGCTGCGCTAAGCGAGCCGGAAGCCGCTGCCCTGGCGCAGCTGGCAGAGAGAGTCCCCGGCGATGCCGCTGTATCGCTGCACAGCCAGGGTGGAGAGATTTATTGGAACTACCGGGGGTATGAGCCGCTGGAGAGCCGTGCACTTGCAGCACAGCTAGCGGCGGCGAGCGGCTACCGGGCGGTTGAGCTGACCGGCAGCGATGCGGGATACAAGGACTGGTTTATCCAGCGTTTCCGCAAGCCCGGTTTCACTGTGGAGCTGGGAGTTGGCAAAAATCCGCTGCCGCTGGCTGATTTTGAGGATATGGCGCTGGAAACCGGTCTTATTTTGGCATCGATCCTTTCAAATTTCAAATAA
- a CDS encoding HesB/IscA family protein, protein MNVKITRNAAKVIKKTMELEGNSELKLRVAITHAHGDHAHYGLDLDTPKESDVVVSTDKEIDVILDPNQPLLDGVKIDYLYFPEEGFVITNPSKGNHGDH, encoded by the coding sequence ATGAACGTCAAAATTACCCGCAACGCGGCTAAAGTGATAAAGAAAACGATGGAACTTGAAGGCAACAGCGAGTTGAAGCTGCGCGTAGCCATTACACACGCCCACGGTGATCATGCCCACTACGGCCTTGATCTGGACACGCCCAAAGAAAGTGACGTTGTTGTATCCACTGACAAAGAGATTGATGTCATTCTTGATCCGAATCAGCCCTTGCTGGATGGTGTGAAGATCGACTATCTGTACTTCCCTGAAGAAGGTTTTGTAATTACTAATCCGTCTAAAGGAAATCACGGCGATCA